Proteins from one Acropora muricata isolate sample 2 chromosome 9, ASM3666990v1, whole genome shotgun sequence genomic window:
- the LOC136929541 gene encoding pancreatic lipase-related protein 2-like, with product MNGIYALILVIWSSFFSFTQSKVVFKEVCYGKYGCFSKAPPFDDRLVMSPQDPSTVNTTFSLYTRSNKHKAHLIDDEDEEKLYDSNFEISKRTIIISHGWTEDGNGHNGWERRMKDALLQREDCNVICIDWAGGAKRLYEQSVGNTRLVGAEIAELVKFIINKNGGSKHLADRFYIIGFSLGGQIAGYAEKSLGDDGMLLGRITGLDPASPYYTDRDPEVRLDPTDAKYVDVIHTNLPIIGTEQRVGHIDFFPNGGSVQPGCFTNKPLDVIFTTSCHHLRAPEYYIATVQNRCSWKAYPCSSYLWFWSGLCNRCYGECPSMGYSADKTKHTGSYFLDTTSKKPFCAAR from the exons ATGAATGGAATATATGCATTGATTTTGGTAATTTGGagcagtttcttttcttttactcAGTCAAAAG TAGTCTTCAAAGAAGTCTGTTATGGAAAATACGGATGTTTCAGCAAAGCTCCGCCATTTGATGACCGGTTGGTGATGTCTCCGCAAGACCCATCCACCGTAAATACCACATTTTCCCTCTACACAAGATCAAACAAGCACAAGGCCCATTTGATAGACGATGAAGACGAAGAAAAGCTTTATGActccaattttgaaatttcaaagaGAACGATAATCATTTCTCATGGCTGGACAG AAGATGGAAATGGTCACAACGGATGGGAAAGACGAATGAAGGATGCTCTTTTGCAACGAGAGGATTGCAATGTCATTTGCATTGATTGGGCTGGTGGTGCTAAGAGACTATACGAACAATCTGTTGGAAACACGCGACTTGTCGGAGCAGAAATTGCAGAACTCGTCAAGTTTATAATCAACAAAAATGGTGGTTCAAAGCATTTGGCAGATCGGTTTTACATTATTGGATTCAGTCTTGGTGGTCAGATTGCTGGATATGCTGAAAAATCTCTTGGTGACGATGGAATGCTTCTGGGACGTATCACAG GTCTAGATCCAGCCTCCCCATATTACACTGACAGGGATCCTGAAGTCCGATTGGATCCAACTGATGCTAAATATGTCGACGTCATTCACACAAATTTGCCAATCATTGGAACCGAGCAAAGAGTGGGTCACATAGATTTCTTTCCAAATGGTGGCAGTGTTCAACCGGGCTGTTTCACCAACAAGCCACTCG ATGTCATCTTCACAACAAGCTGCCACCATCTGAGAGCCCCAGAGTACTACATAGCAACAGTACAAAACCGGTGCTCATGGAAAGCGTATCCTTGCAGTAGCTATCTGTGGTTTTGGTCAGGATTATGCAACAGGTGCTATGGTGAATGTCCTTCCATGGGTTACTCCGCTGATAAAACCAAACACACTGGATCATATTTCTTGGACACGACCTCCAAGAAACCATTTTGCG